From a region of the Lactuca sativa cultivar Salinas chromosome 4, Lsat_Salinas_v11, whole genome shotgun sequence genome:
- the LOC111917874 gene encoding LEAF RUST 10 DISEASE-RESISTANCE LOCUS RECEPTOR-LIKE PROTEIN KINASE-like 1.3 has protein sequence MNPRYCILKLIILIIIQECSSNSAGFYGTCNTSFSCGTISGFQYPFRRHQDPTYCGYPGFELNSCEDQNLATINIMNITYKVLGIDPTAQILKIVREDMINSMCPQELVNTTIDPKLFDYTKSYMNISILFGCPLSFNLMGIGSIFCANDELSQVFLVPGIQGPGNCETSVVIPFPVEFLKSDVLGRVFQKGFDVIWKVEGSGCRECIQSGGQCIYDDNTVLTLCACPESPFLADGCSTANKTDVNASPFVSTSTSTSSVPCFLGILW, from the exons ATGAATCCCCGATATTGTATTCTAAAGCTAATCATTTTAATCATAATCCAAGAATGTTCGAGCAACTCAGCCGGATTCTATGGCACTTGCAACACTTCATTCAGTTGCGGGACTATCTCAGGCTTCCAATACCCTTTCCGGCGCCACCAAGATCCTACATACTGTGGATACCCCGGTTTTGAGCTAAACAGCTGTGAGGATCAGAATCTGGCGACTATCAACATCATGAACATTACATACAAGGTTCTGGGAATCGATCCAACGGCCCAGATTTTGAAGATTGTTCGAGAGGATATGATCAACTCAATGTGTCCACAAGAGCTAGTGAACACCACCATTGATCCCAAGCTTTTCGATTACACCAAAAGCTATATGAACATTAGCATCCTTTTTGGATGCCCACTTTCTTTTAACTTGATGGGGATCGGCTCTATTTTCTGTGCTAACGATGAACTTAGTCAAGTGTTTCTAGTTCCCGGGATACAAGGTCCGGGGAATTGCGAAACTAGTGTTGTAATCCCATTTCCAGTTGAGTTCTTGAAGTCAGATGTATTGGGTCGGGTTTTTCAAAAAGGGTTTGATGTGATTTGGAAGGTGGAAGGTAGTGGTTGCAGAGAATGTATCCAGTCGGGTGGCCAGTGCATTTACGATGATAATACCGTTCTAACCTTGTGTGCTTGCCCTGAATCACCATTTTTGGCTGATGGTTGCTCAACAGCTAACAAAACCGATGTCAACGCATCACCATTTGtatcaacatcaacatcaacatcatcAG TACCTTGTTTTCTTGGCATCTTATGGTAA